One Corynebacterium appendicis CIP 107643 DNA window includes the following coding sequences:
- the argS gene encoding arginine--tRNA ligase, with protein sequence MTPADLAATVRTATLEALAGRELPDGADAESIVPASVTVERPRNPEHGDYATNVALQVAKKAGMNPRELAQLLADALSSLPEIDSAEIAGPGFINLRLGAAATGSIVSDIVEKGPSFGASEEYADAKINLEFVSANPTGPIHLGGTRWAAVGDSLGRVLEFSGAEVTREYYFNDHGGQIDRFARSLVAAAKNEPTPEDGYGGEYIGEIARAVVDKRPDALGGTDAEVQETFRAEGVEMMFAQIKESLHEFGVDFDVYFHENSLFDSGAVDRSIQTLKDNGNLYEADGAWWLRSTDFGDDKDRVVIKSDGDAAYIAGDIAYVADKFDRGHTLAIYMLGADHHGYIARLRAAAQALGYDPDAVEVLIGQMVNLVRDGKPVKMSKRAGTVITLDDLVDLIGRDAARYSLVRSSVDSTLDIDLDLWEKQSNDNPVYYVQYGHTRLASIERKAAEAGVTADAADLSLLTHEKEGDLIRTLGEFPAVVKAAAELREPHRIARYAEELASVFHKFYDSCQILPKAGETPEPIHAARLALASASRQVLANALHLLGITAPERM encoded by the coding sequence ATGACCCCAGCTGACCTTGCCGCCACTGTTAGAACCGCGACGTTGGAGGCACTCGCCGGACGCGAGCTGCCGGACGGCGCGGATGCCGAATCGATCGTTCCCGCCAGCGTCACCGTCGAGCGCCCGCGCAACCCCGAGCACGGCGATTACGCCACGAATGTCGCCCTCCAGGTCGCCAAGAAAGCAGGGATGAATCCGCGCGAGCTCGCACAGCTGCTTGCCGACGCCCTATCGTCCCTCCCCGAGATCGACTCCGCCGAGATCGCCGGCCCCGGCTTCATCAACCTCAGGTTGGGGGCAGCTGCCACTGGCAGCATTGTTTCCGACATCGTCGAAAAGGGGCCGTCTTTCGGTGCATCTGAAGAATATGCGGACGCGAAAATCAACCTCGAGTTCGTCTCCGCGAACCCGACGGGCCCGATCCACTTGGGCGGCACCCGTTGGGCTGCCGTGGGCGATTCGCTGGGCCGTGTGCTGGAATTCTCAGGCGCTGAGGTGACCCGCGAGTACTACTTCAACGATCACGGCGGCCAGATCGACCGCTTCGCCCGCTCCCTGGTCGCCGCAGCGAAGAATGAGCCGACGCCCGAGGACGGTTACGGCGGGGAATACATCGGGGAGATCGCGCGTGCGGTCGTCGATAAGCGCCCTGATGCTCTTGGCGGCACTGACGCCGAGGTGCAGGAAACCTTCCGCGCTGAAGGCGTGGAAATGATGTTCGCGCAGATCAAGGAGTCGTTGCACGAGTTCGGCGTGGATTTCGACGTGTATTTCCACGAGAATTCCCTGTTCGACTCCGGTGCGGTGGACCGTTCGATCCAGACGCTGAAGGACAACGGCAATCTCTACGAGGCTGACGGCGCGTGGTGGCTGCGCTCCACCGATTTCGGCGACGACAAGGACCGCGTGGTGATCAAGTCCGACGGCGACGCCGCGTACATCGCCGGCGATATCGCGTACGTGGCCGATAAATTCGACCGCGGCCACACTCTTGCCATCTACATGCTGGGTGCTGACCACCACGGCTACATCGCGCGTCTGCGCGCCGCCGCCCAGGCCTTGGGCTACGACCCGGACGCCGTCGAGGTGCTCATCGGGCAGATGGTCAACCTCGTGCGCGACGGCAAGCCGGTGAAGATGTCGAAGCGCGCCGGGACCGTGATCACGCTCGACGACCTGGTGGACCTGATCGGCCGCGACGCCGCGCGCTACTCGCTGGTGCGTTCGTCCGTGGACTCGACCCTGGACATCGACCTCGACCTGTGGGAGAAGCAGTCCAACGACAACCCCGTCTACTACGTCCAGTACGGCCACACGCGCCTCGCGTCGATCGAGCGCAAGGCCGCTGAGGCCGGCGTCACCGCCGACGCCGCCGACCTGTCGCTGCTGACCCACGAGAAGGAAGGCGACCTGATCCGCACCCTCGGCGAGTTCCCGGCTGTGGTCAAGGCCGCCGCTGAGCTGCGCGAGCCGCACCGCATCGCTCGCTACGCCGAGGAGCTAGCCAGCGTCTTCCACAAGTTCTACGACTCCTGCCAGATCCTGCCGAAGGCCGGCGAGACCCCGGAGCCGATCCACGCCGCGCGTCTGGCGCTCGCTTCTGCGTCGCGTCAGGTGCTTGCGAACGCCCTGCACCTTTTGGGCATCACCGCGCCGGAAAGGATGTAA
- a CDS encoding zinc-dependent alcohol dehydrogenase: MKALTWQAKRTVTVEEVPDPKIIELTDAIIRVTSTAICGSDLHLYEVLGPFMDKGDVIGHEPMGIVEEVGSAVTNLKPGDRVVVPFNVSCGHCYMCERGLQSQCETTQVREYGSGATLLGYSRLYGSLPGGQAEYLRVPHADYGPIKVPSVGEDERYLFLSDVLPTAWQAVQYANVPDGGTLAVIGLGPIGQMSARIGAHFGYRVIGVDPVADRRAMAARHGIEVIEGAGEEAAEQLRELTDGRGPDSVIDAVGMEAHGSPVGGVAQAAAGLLPSPLGRTAVGNAGVDRLSALYTSIDAVRRGGTISLSGVYGGMKDPMPMMTLFDKQVQMRMGQCNVRNWTDDILPLVDDPSDPLGVLDLKTHTAPLDDAPEMYEKFQKKQDGCIKVVLKP; encoded by the coding sequence ATGAAAGCCCTGACTTGGCAAGCTAAACGCACCGTGACCGTCGAAGAAGTCCCCGACCCCAAGATCATTGAACTCACCGACGCCATCATTCGCGTCACCTCCACCGCCATCTGTGGCTCCGACCTCCACCTCTACGAGGTTCTCGGCCCCTTCATGGATAAAGGCGACGTGATCGGACACGAGCCGATGGGCATCGTCGAGGAGGTCGGCAGCGCTGTCACCAACCTCAAGCCCGGCGACCGCGTCGTCGTCCCCTTCAACGTCTCCTGCGGACACTGCTACATGTGCGAGCGCGGCCTTCAGTCTCAATGCGAGACCACGCAGGTTCGCGAGTACGGCAGCGGTGCCACCTTGCTCGGCTACTCGCGCCTCTACGGCTCGCTTCCCGGCGGCCAGGCCGAGTACCTGCGCGTCCCACACGCCGATTACGGCCCCATCAAGGTCCCCAGCGTCGGCGAGGACGAGCGCTACCTCTTCCTTTCCGATGTTCTGCCTACCGCCTGGCAGGCCGTTCAGTACGCCAACGTCCCTGACGGTGGCACGCTCGCGGTGATCGGGCTCGGACCGATCGGGCAGATGTCCGCCCGCATCGGTGCCCACTTCGGCTACCGCGTCATCGGCGTGGACCCCGTCGCGGATCGGCGCGCCATGGCAGCCCGGCACGGCATCGAGGTCATCGAGGGCGCCGGTGAAGAAGCCGCGGAGCAGCTGCGTGAGCTTACCGACGGCCGCGGCCCCGACTCCGTCATCGACGCCGTCGGCATGGAAGCTCACGGCTCCCCCGTCGGCGGCGTCGCGCAGGCTGCCGCTGGCCTGCTTCCCTCTCCGCTCGGCCGCACTGCCGTGGGCAACGCCGGTGTGGACCGCCTGAGTGCGCTCTACACCTCGATTGACGCCGTGCGACGCGGCGGAACTATCTCTCTCAGTGGCGTCTACGGCGGGATGAAGGACCCCATGCCGATGATGACGCTTTTCGACAAGCAGGTGCAGATGCGGATGGGCCAGTGCAACGTGCGCAACTGGACCGATGACATCCTCCCGCTGGTCGACGACCCGTCTGATCCCTTAGGCGTTCTCGACCTGAAAACCCACACCGCGCCGCTCGACGACGCCCCCGAAATGTACGAGAAATTCCAGAAGAAGCAGGACGGCTGCATCAAGGTCGTGCTCAAGCCGTAA
- a CDS encoding alpha/beta fold hydrolase produces the protein MGVTASLIASPFSGATAQADPAPAPAVKWEPCPATVDAPGAQCGQVPVPMRYGDPQSPQISVGFVRVPAAQPEAKRGVLFGNPGGPGGDGYTYVGSNSVGFSWPQEIRNEWDMVAVQPRGLQHSTPLECGPAAPANQLDAVRNQVESTVNAGAMSRRMCQKGNPGMPESVTTENNARDWEMVRRALGYDTISIMGLSYGTYLGSAYATMYPAQTDKVVLDSAMNPSQQWNTILNDQKGGYERALHDYFNFVARNDATYHMGDTPLKAYQYWSAKVVKETGTNPTVVPPPARVGDLPPGLEFAGQAGADAITATGKARVEAEGVVSRMLTPGATQFNSQLLQQTKLGIPSPRDWDTLARMTNGTFEPEAAPPKPVIDEMMGADAARLNLLFIQVCNENVTPPDYSLISRAIWTNYISQDVFAAAHDLIGSGIACNGAAPVAKRIPLNGGGLKTRPLQINATGDPQTLYSGRGVIQNEMGSQLVTVHGPGHGHVALGNTAVDNIVVEYLRTGKVNQHDAPGYFDQQR, from the coding sequence ATGGGCGTGACGGCCTCCTTGATCGCGTCGCCGTTCAGCGGCGCAACTGCTCAGGCTGATCCCGCTCCGGCGCCGGCTGTGAAGTGGGAGCCATGCCCGGCCACCGTCGATGCCCCGGGTGCCCAGTGCGGACAGGTGCCGGTGCCGATGCGCTACGGCGACCCGCAAAGCCCGCAGATCTCTGTCGGCTTCGTGCGCGTGCCGGCCGCACAGCCGGAGGCGAAGCGCGGGGTCCTCTTCGGCAACCCCGGCGGGCCGGGCGGCGACGGTTACACGTACGTCGGCTCTAACTCCGTCGGCTTCTCCTGGCCGCAGGAGATCCGGAACGAATGGGACATGGTGGCCGTTCAGCCCCGCGGACTGCAGCACTCCACTCCGCTGGAGTGCGGGCCCGCCGCACCCGCGAACCAGCTCGACGCGGTGCGCAACCAGGTAGAAAGCACGGTCAACGCCGGTGCAATGTCCCGCCGTATGTGCCAGAAGGGCAACCCCGGCATGCCGGAGAGCGTCACCACCGAGAACAATGCCCGCGACTGGGAGATGGTTCGCCGCGCGCTCGGCTACGACACGATCTCCATCATGGGCCTGTCCTACGGCACCTACCTCGGTTCCGCGTACGCGACCATGTACCCGGCGCAGACCGACAAGGTCGTTCTCGATTCCGCGATGAACCCGAGCCAGCAGTGGAACACGATCCTCAACGATCAGAAGGGCGGCTACGAGCGCGCCCTGCACGATTACTTCAACTTCGTGGCCCGCAACGACGCCACCTACCACATGGGCGACACCCCGCTGAAGGCGTATCAGTACTGGTCCGCGAAGGTCGTCAAGGAGACCGGTACCAATCCCACGGTCGTGCCACCGCCGGCCCGCGTCGGCGATCTGCCGCCCGGGTTGGAGTTCGCCGGCCAGGCAGGCGCCGATGCCATCACCGCCACCGGCAAAGCACGCGTGGAGGCAGAGGGAGTTGTGAGCCGGATGCTCACCCCCGGCGCGACCCAGTTCAACTCCCAGCTTCTGCAGCAAACGAAGCTGGGCATCCCCTCCCCCCGCGACTGGGACACTCTGGCACGGATGACCAACGGCACCTTCGAGCCTGAGGCTGCCCCGCCCAAGCCGGTGATTGATGAAATGATGGGTGCGGACGCCGCCCGCCTCAACTTGCTCTTCATCCAGGTGTGCAATGAGAACGTCACGCCGCCCGACTATTCCCTGATTTCGCGCGCAATCTGGACCAACTACATTTCGCAGGATGTGTTCGCCGCAGCGCACGACTTGATCGGCAGCGGCATCGCATGCAACGGCGCTGCACCTGTGGCCAAGCGCATTCCGCTTAACGGCGGTGGCCTGAAGACGCGCCCGCTGCAGATCAATGCGACCGGGGATCCGCAGACTCTGTACTCCGGCCGCGGCGTGATCCAGAACGAGATGGGTTCGCAGCTTGTCACCGTCCACGGCCCGGGCCACGGCCACGTCGCCCTCGGTAACACGGCGGTGGACAACATCGTGGTCGAGTATTTACGCACCGGCAAGGTCAACCAGCACGACGCTCCCGGCTACTTCGACCAGCAGCGTTAG
- a CDS encoding LutC/YkgG family protein → MGTAKEDILARIRDAHKLADSPASVEHAHTYRTESPLNRDELREMLIDRLVDYKAEVKTVSSGELGGAIVDILREHGDKEVRYAQGLDAALFSSFEGNAQPDDVAVDPRELNDVDAVVTGSVVSSAQTGTICLQSEGGAGKCGRRALSLVPDRHLCIVDMDSVVYGVPEMFAELDPELPSTLISGPSATSDIELVRVEGVHGPRDLIVLIVD, encoded by the coding sequence ATGGGTACCGCTAAGGAAGACATCCTCGCCCGCATCCGCGACGCGCACAAGCTCGCCGACTCCCCCGCCAGCGTCGAGCACGCGCACACCTACCGCACGGAGTCGCCGCTGAACCGCGACGAGCTGCGTGAGATGCTCATCGACCGCCTCGTCGACTACAAAGCGGAGGTCAAGACGGTCTCCTCCGGCGAGCTCGGCGGCGCGATCGTCGACATCCTGCGCGAGCACGGCGACAAGGAGGTCCGCTACGCGCAGGGTCTCGACGCCGCGCTGTTCTCCTCGTTCGAAGGCAACGCGCAGCCGGACGATGTCGCAGTCGACCCGCGCGAGCTTAACGACGTCGACGCTGTGGTCACCGGTTCTGTCGTTTCATCTGCTCAGACCGGCACCATCTGTCTCCAGTCCGAGGGTGGCGCCGGTAAGTGCGGCCGCCGGGCACTGAGCCTGGTCCCCGACCGCCACCTGTGCATCGTGGACATGGACTCGGTGGTCTACGGTGTCCCGGAGATGTTCGCCGAGCTCGACCCGGAGCTGCCCAGCACGCTGATTTCCGGCCCGTCGGCGACCTCCGATATCGAGCTCGTCCGCGTCGAGGGCGTTCACGGCCCGCGCGACTTGATCGTGCTTATCGTCGACTAG
- a CDS encoding EamA family transporter — MTRTDDAVDLRPVLLVLIGSLGIQSSAIVSSTLFADLGTVAVSTFRLVIAAVMLLVAFRPAVRTFSRGRWINACIYGIAMAAMNQFYFAAVDRLPLGVVVTLDFLGPCLVSFLGLKHWRERGWALMAFIGVVLIAGPSSGMDPAGLIYGFLAGGFFAAYTVFAERVGKAEGGGLSDLAISVAVAALVTLPIAAPKLIDVSPNAWLVLTLAALIGVVIPYIADTLAARITSAQVVGTLFALDPVVGSILGWLLKGDELTARMLIGIPLVALAGAIITWRSKPRGEAGGSAARPQVQDGG, encoded by the coding sequence GTGACGCGGACGGACGATGCGGTGGATCTGCGGCCTGTTCTGCTCGTGCTCATCGGGTCTCTGGGCATCCAGTCGTCGGCGATCGTGTCGTCGACGCTCTTCGCGGATTTGGGCACCGTGGCGGTGTCGACGTTCCGTCTCGTCATCGCCGCCGTGATGCTGCTTGTCGCGTTCCGCCCCGCCGTGCGCACATTCAGCCGCGGTCGCTGGATCAACGCGTGCATCTACGGCATCGCGATGGCAGCGATGAACCAGTTCTACTTCGCCGCCGTCGACCGCCTCCCCTTAGGTGTCGTGGTCACGCTCGACTTCCTCGGCCCGTGCCTCGTCTCGTTCCTCGGCCTGAAACATTGGCGCGAACGCGGCTGGGCGCTCATGGCCTTCATCGGCGTCGTGCTGATTGCGGGCCCGTCATCCGGCATGGACCCGGCCGGCCTCATCTACGGCTTCCTCGCCGGCGGCTTCTTCGCCGCCTACACGGTCTTCGCGGAGCGCGTCGGCAAGGCTGAAGGCGGGGGCTTGAGCGACCTCGCCATTTCAGTCGCGGTCGCCGCGCTCGTCACCCTCCCCATCGCCGCGCCCAAGCTTATCGACGTCTCCCCCAACGCCTGGCTCGTCCTCACCCTCGCCGCCCTTATCGGTGTGGTCATCCCCTATATCGCCGACACCCTAGCCGCGAGGATCACCTCCGCCCAGGTCGTCGGCACGCTGTTCGCCCTCGACCCCGTGGTCGGCTCCATCCTCGGCTGGCTTCTCAAAGGCGACGAGCTGACCGCCCGCATGCTCATCGGCATCCCCCTGGTCGCCCTCGCCGGCGCCATCATCACCTGGCGCTCCAAACCCCGCGGCGAGGCCGGCGGGTCCGCCGCCCGGCCGCAGGTGCAGGACGGCGGCTAG
- a CDS encoding IS256 family transposase produces the protein MTAAPHSIDPATYLDDLLAQASPDLMRQMLQGFINQILSAQADTVCGAEYGVASAERVNHRNGYRHRDLDTRVGTIDVAVPKLRHGAFFPDWLLERRSRAERALSTVIATCYLKGVSTRRMNDLVATLGIANMSKSHVSRMAEELDEMVTDFKNRPLDPGGYAYLSCDALTIKVREGGRVVKCSVLLATGVNADGYREMLGMHVATAESNASWKGFFQDLKARGLRGVYLVTSDAHEGIQHAISEVLPDASWQRCRTHFAKNLYEKVPKTQWPMVSAMFQTIFQQPDAASTWGQAREVVDLLEPKFPQVAAYLEESLDEVLAFTAAPKPVWTKVWSNNPTERLNRKIRRRTDVVGIFPNRESIIRLVGAVLAEQHDDWIQQKRYMSLSALEHTKQLMHHSGDDHGDHHQLTA, from the coding sequence ATGACCGCTGCTCCGCATTCTATCGACCCTGCAACCTATCTGGACGATCTGCTGGCACAGGCCTCCCCGGATCTGATGCGGCAGATGCTGCAAGGGTTTATCAACCAGATCCTCTCCGCCCAAGCTGACACCGTTTGCGGGGCTGAGTATGGTGTCGCTTCTGCCGAGCGGGTCAACCACCGCAACGGGTACCGTCACCGCGACCTTGATACCCGTGTGGGCACGATCGATGTCGCAGTGCCGAAACTGCGCCACGGCGCGTTCTTCCCGGACTGGCTGTTAGAGCGCCGCTCACGGGCCGAACGCGCCTTATCGACTGTGATCGCGACCTGCTACCTCAAAGGGGTTTCCACCCGCAGGATGAATGACCTGGTGGCAACACTTGGGATTGCCAATATGTCGAAATCTCACGTCTCGCGCATGGCGGAAGAACTCGACGAGATGGTCACAGATTTCAAAAACCGCCCACTCGATCCCGGCGGGTACGCCTACCTGTCGTGCGACGCGCTCACGATCAAAGTCCGTGAAGGCGGCCGGGTGGTCAAATGCTCCGTACTGCTTGCCACCGGGGTCAACGCCGACGGCTACCGCGAAATGCTCGGCATGCATGTCGCCACCGCGGAATCCAACGCATCGTGGAAAGGCTTCTTCCAAGATCTAAAAGCCCGCGGGCTGCGTGGTGTCTATTTGGTCACCAGTGACGCCCACGAAGGCATCCAGCACGCCATCTCCGAAGTACTGCCTGATGCATCCTGGCAGCGGTGCCGCACCCACTTTGCGAAAAACCTCTACGAGAAAGTCCCGAAAACACAATGGCCGATGGTCTCTGCGATGTTCCAGACAATCTTCCAGCAACCCGATGCCGCATCCACCTGGGGACAAGCCCGCGAGGTAGTTGACCTGTTGGAACCGAAATTCCCGCAGGTCGCTGCCTATCTAGAGGAATCCCTCGATGAGGTGTTGGCGTTTACCGCAGCCCCGAAACCAGTCTGGACGAAAGTCTGGTCAAACAACCCCACCGAAAGGTTAAACCGAAAGATCCGCCGGCGCACCGACGTCGTCGGCATCTTCCCGAACCGCGAATCCATCATCCGGCTCGTCGGCGCTGTCCTAGCCGAGCAGCACGACGACTGGATCCAGCAAAAACGCTACATGTCACTGTCCGCACTCGAACACACCAAACAACTCATGCACCACTCAGGAGATGATCATGGCGACCATCACCAGCTAACCGCCTAA
- a CDS encoding (Fe-S)-binding protein has translation MRVALFTTCIGDALFPDAHKAAAIVLSRLGCEVVFPPEQTCCGQMHINTGYQKETVPMLENYVDAFADDSIDYVVTPSGSCTGAVREQHTRIAERYGSKQLVAGTKKTTAKTLDFSEFIVDVMGTYDVGAFFPHRVTYHSTCHSRRFIMVGDRPTDLLKAVDGLELVELENVEECCGFGGTFAVKNADTSAAMVSDKVRHIKDTQAEYVTAGDSSCLMNIGGAMSRQYTGIRAIHMAEILASTRENPWTPESAAYTKEKML, from the coding sequence GTGCGCGTAGCCCTATTCACCACGTGCATCGGAGACGCTCTGTTCCCCGATGCGCACAAGGCGGCAGCGATCGTGTTGTCCCGACTCGGATGCGAGGTCGTCTTCCCCCCGGAGCAAACCTGCTGCGGCCAAATGCACATCAACACCGGGTACCAGAAAGAGACGGTGCCCATGCTTGAAAACTACGTCGACGCATTCGCCGACGATTCCATCGATTATGTCGTGACTCCCTCTGGTTCGTGCACCGGTGCTGTTCGCGAACAGCACACCCGCATCGCCGAGCGCTACGGCTCCAAGCAGCTCGTCGCCGGCACCAAGAAGACCACCGCGAAGACTCTCGACTTCTCCGAGTTCATCGTGGACGTCATGGGGACCTACGACGTGGGCGCATTCTTCCCGCACCGCGTCACTTACCACTCCACCTGCCACTCCCGCCGCTTCATCATGGTCGGCGACCGCCCAACGGACCTGCTCAAGGCCGTCGACGGGCTGGAACTCGTGGAGCTGGAGAATGTCGAGGAATGCTGCGGCTTCGGCGGCACCTTCGCCGTGAAGAACGCCGACACCTCGGCCGCGATGGTCTCCGACAAGGTGCGCCACATCAAGGACACCCAAGCGGAGTACGTCACCGCCGGCGACTCGTCCTGCCTGATGAATATCGGCGGCGCAATGTCCCGCCAGTACACCGGCATCCGCGCGATCCACATGGCTGAGATCCTCGCGTCCACCCGCGAGAACCCGTGGACTCCGGAATCCGCCGCGTACACGAAGGAGAAGATGCTGTGA
- the cmtR gene encoding Cd(II)/Pb(II)-sensing metalloregulatory transcriptional regulator CmtR codes for MLTIASRLDVMNRLGRALADPTRSRIILTLLDHPAYPAELSRELDLTRPNVSNHLACLRDCGIVVSEPEGRRTRYEIADPHLAQALTTLVDATLAVDEDAPCMDPACSLPGCDVAGEGA; via the coding sequence ATGCTGACTATTGCTTCGCGTCTCGACGTGATGAACCGCCTGGGTCGTGCACTGGCCGACCCCACTCGATCCCGGATCATCTTGACCCTGCTCGACCATCCCGCTTACCCGGCGGAACTATCCCGAGAACTGGACCTGACACGCCCGAATGTGTCCAACCACCTGGCATGCCTGCGCGATTGCGGGATCGTCGTCTCCGAGCCCGAGGGTCGTCGGACACGATACGAGATTGCCGATCCGCACTTGGCGCAGGCGCTGACGACACTGGTCGATGCCACCCTGGCAGTAGACGAAGACGCCCCGTGCATGGATCCCGCCTGCTCGCTTCCCGGATGCGACGTAGCT
- a CDS encoding LutB/LldF family L-lactate oxidation iron-sulfur protein produces the protein MPPHAPEDLGHFREYDKFQKNAKTELNNSTQRRNLNYATTQIRLKRQGVVDELDDWQDLREAGSTIKNDTMARLPELLEQFEENVTKRGGHVHWARDAKEASQIITDLVKETGETDIVKIKSMLTQEIALNDVLEENGINARETDLAELIVQLGEDFPSHIVVPAIHRNRAEIRDIFAEKMPGVGDNLTADPAELAEASRKFLREQFMKAKVAISGCNFGIAETGSVSIVESEGNGRMCLTMPETLITVMGIEKILPSYEDLGVFMQLLPRSSTGERMNPYTSIWSGVTENDGPQDFHIVLVDNGRTAALSNEIGREALKCIRCSACLNVCPVYERAGGHAYGSVYPGPIGAILTPQLAGMDSADDVTASLPYASSLCGRCDEVCPVKIPITDVLLEMRHQKVENHRPAIEGAMFSTIGQVWGHSKLWDKAVRMVAAGRILGGFNGVISTMPPPISGWTEYRDVAVPPKKSFRQWFETDEAKRLMAEAKAEGVKGHAAPDASGTSGAEETPAPDESWTRYNRKEDEK, from the coding sequence ATGCCGCCCCATGCACCAGAAGACCTGGGGCACTTCCGCGAATACGACAAATTCCAGAAGAACGCCAAGACTGAGCTCAACAACTCGACTCAGCGCCGCAACCTGAACTACGCCACGACGCAGATCCGCCTGAAGCGTCAGGGCGTCGTCGACGAGCTCGATGACTGGCAGGACCTGCGCGAGGCCGGCTCCACCATCAAGAACGACACCATGGCGCGACTGCCCGAGCTGCTCGAGCAGTTCGAGGAGAACGTGACCAAGCGCGGCGGCCACGTTCACTGGGCGCGCGATGCCAAGGAGGCCTCGCAGATCATCACTGATCTGGTCAAGGAGACCGGCGAGACCGACATCGTGAAGATCAAGTCGATGCTCACCCAGGAGATCGCGCTCAACGACGTCCTCGAGGAAAACGGCATCAACGCCCGCGAGACGGACCTGGCCGAGCTCATCGTCCAGCTCGGCGAAGACTTCCCGTCCCACATCGTGGTGCCCGCGATCCACCGCAACCGCGCTGAGATCCGCGACATCTTCGCCGAGAAGATGCCAGGTGTGGGCGACAACCTGACCGCGGACCCGGCCGAGCTGGCCGAGGCGTCCCGCAAGTTCCTGCGCGAGCAGTTCATGAAAGCCAAGGTCGCCATCTCCGGCTGCAACTTCGGCATCGCCGAGACCGGCTCGGTCTCCATCGTCGAGTCCGAGGGCAACGGCCGCATGTGCTTGACCATGCCGGAGACCCTGATCACCGTCATGGGCATCGAGAAGATTCTCCCGTCCTACGAGGATCTGGGTGTTTTTATGCAGCTGCTGCCGCGTTCGTCGACAGGAGAGCGCATGAACCCGTACACCTCGATCTGGTCGGGTGTGACGGAGAACGACGGCCCGCAGGACTTCCACATCGTGCTCGTGGACAACGGCCGCACCGCCGCCCTGTCCAACGAGATCGGCCGCGAGGCGCTCAAGTGCATCCGTTGCTCCGCCTGCCTCAACGTCTGCCCGGTCTACGAGCGCGCCGGCGGCCACGCCTACGGCTCGGTCTACCCGGGCCCGATCGGCGCGATCCTCACCCCGCAGCTCGCCGGCATGGACTCGGCGGACGACGTCACCGCGTCGCTGCCGTACGCCTCCTCCCTGTGCGGGCGTTGCGACGAGGTCTGCCCCGTCAAGATCCCGATCACAGACGTCCTGCTGGAGATGCGTCACCAGAAGGTGGAGAACCACCGCCCGGCGATCGAGGGCGCAATGTTCTCGACGATCGGCCAGGTCTGGGGCCACTCGAAGCTCTGGGACAAGGCTGTGCGCATGGTCGCAGCGGGCCGCATCCTCGGTGGTTTCAACGGGGTCATCAGCACGATGCCGCCTCCAATCTCCGGCTGGACCGAGTACCGCGATGTCGCGGTTCCGCCGAAGAAGTCCTTCCGCCAATGGTTCGAGACCGACGAGGCCAAGCGCCTCATGGCCGAAGCCAAGGCGGAGGGCGTCAAGGGCCACGCGGCACCTGACGCGTCCGGCACCAGCGGCGCCGAGGAGACACCCGCCCCGGACGAGTCCTGGACCCGCTACAACCGCAAGGAGGACGAGAAGTAA